The following proteins are encoded in a genomic region of Cryptomeria japonica chromosome 11, Sugi_1.0, whole genome shotgun sequence:
- the LOC131066462 gene encoding uncharacterized protein LOC131066462 has protein sequence MEEVHAKSDMNEETTTVVYLSSLLNHEDDVLTHKCDKRCRIEHVWANIYRCKLTGSTHICDKNCNQRIVYDNYSCVCRVSGQVFPLTPAEQLAVRGIVRRRVEADPAEACAPKRRRRDGMINSSPFERSFSFVPSICNPAVDSMDIS, from the coding sequence ATGGAAGAAGTTCACGCTAAATCGGACATGAATGAAGAGACAACAACTGTAGTGTATTTGTCGAGCCTCCTAAATCATGAAGATGATGTGCTTACTCATAAATGTGATAAAAGATGTCGTATTGAGCATGTTTGGGCAAATATTTATCGGTGCAAATTAACAGGAAGCACACACATTTGTGATAAAAATTGTAATCAGAGAATTGTTTATGATAACTACAGCTGTGTATGCAGAGTAAGTGGTCAGGTTTTCCCTCTAACACCAGCAGAACAACTTGCGGTAAGAGGGATTGTTCGGAGGAGGGTGGAGGCAGATCCTGCCGAAGCCTGCGCTCCCAAACGAAGAAGACGGGATGGGATGATAAATTCATCGCCTTTTGAGCGATCATTTTCTTTTGTTCCGTCTATCTGCAACCCTGCAGTAGATAGCATGGACATTAGTTGA